The bacterium genome includes the window CGGAGGAGGACCGCCTGCACCGCCGAAAGAGGCATCGTTAAACCTCAGGACTGCGCAAGTTTTATTGCAGCAGCAAAATCTCAAGGCTGCCGAAGATACTTTAAGAAGTGTTATTAAAAAGTACCCTAGAACGATGCCTGGACAGAAATCGCATTACTATCTGGGACAAGTGCTTTATTATCAAGGTAGATACGGTGAGGCCAGGGCGGAGTTTGCAGAATTTGAAAAAGTATACTCGAACAAAAAATCCTTCCTGATGGCATCATCGCTTTACGGACAGGCCAACTGCTATGAAGAGGAAGGCAACTTAGACGAAGCGGCAAAAACGTATCTGCAACTCCCTGAAAAGTATAAAGAATCCGGTCTCGTTCCAGACGCAAGACTTGGTGCAGCAAGGTGTTATACGCTTGCTAAACAATACGACCGGGCGGCTGAAATCTACGAACAGCTATTGAAAGATTATCCCCGTAAGGACTTTCCTATAATTTACTCTAAAGCTGAAAGCGGCTTAGGGAAAATTGACGCCTTGAAGAATCTTTTCTGAAAAAGCTGCAAGCTTGACTTTCAGTTTATGGGTTCCTAGGTTTTCGTTTTAAGTCTACTTCTTCAAGTAACGAAATATAATCCATGCGTGCGGCCTTGAATGAGGCTTTGGCAAGTTCTTGCTCGTTTAATTTAGGTTTAGTTGTATCATCACCAAGTATTTCTTCTCTGACGTACCTATCCCCTTCTCTTATGCCGTCCGAAAACGCCAGACGGTAAACGCCCTGCAGAGCATTAGAAAGAGATGAATCAAGTACAAGACCTGCAGAATCGCAAAACAAGGCTAATGTTCTAACGCCGTTATTACGCCAGGAATCCAACGCCTCGAACTCGACATCTATCTCCGATGAAGAGAGCGTTCCCGCAAGAAACCCGGCTGCAGCTTCCATTGTGAAGATCATGCCGTCTACAAAGCCAATTTCGTACGCATGTTGTGCAAGAGCTTCGCGCAGTTGCCTATCCTTGCTGTCGCAATTGATGATAAATAAAACAACCGGAACAATTGCTAACAGAAAAATGTTTCTTTTCATTCGAAAGTATATGTGCTTGCTTAGCACAAGTCAATCTTTACATTGACACCATCCGTCGTAAACGTATCATCTTCGATGATACGAAGAAGCTTATTCGCGTTTTTTTCATTCCTGTTCATCTCCTGTTCGCAGGAAAAGATGCACCAAGAAACAAGATTTCCAATGCATTCATATCTTACGCTTAAGATCTGGGGGAATGAAGAAACACTTCTCGACAAAGCTGCAAAAGAGTCTTTTGAAGAAGCGGATAGAATCGACAGCATCCTGGATGTGTTCAATACGACAAGTTTGGTCTGGAGACTGAATAACGAAGGAACGCTTGTCTCATCTGAATTGCGGGAAATCCTTACGAAAGGTCTTGATGTTTCCAAACTTACCAATGGAGCTTTCGACCCGACGATATTGCCGCTCATGGAATTATGGGGTTTCATGGATTCTTCCAGTAAGACACGTACAGTTCCTGATTCCAGCCTTGTCTTAAGAACAATTTCTGCAGTTGATTACAGAAAAGTAATTATCCGCGGTGACACTATAAGCCTTGGTAAGAACAGCAGTGATAACTCACAATTAATGCTCGATCTTTCCGGAGTCGCCCAGGGGTATGCGGTTGATCGAATAGTTGATATTCTAAAGTCTATGGGGATAAAGAAGGCCCTTATCGACATGAGCGGAGACATTTACTGTTTTGGTCCAAAAAAGGGAGGCTGGAGCATCGGAATACGGAACCCAAGAGGCGATGGGCTCTTAGGTATAGTTGAACTGGATTCCGGAGCTATTGCGACTTCTGGAGACTACGAAAATTATTTTGAGGCGGAAGGTGTACGTTATCATCATATAATGGACCCCGCTACGGGTTATCCTGTAAGAAATGTAGTATCATCAACCGTAATTGCAAAAACGGCAATAGAAGCCGATATATGGTCCACCACCCTTTTCGTTCTTGGTGAAAAAGGGCTAGGCCTGCTGGAT containing:
- a CDS encoding FAD:protein FMN transferase, which gives rise to MIRRSLFAFFSFLFISCSQEKMHQETRFPMHSYLTLKIWGNEETLLDKAAKESFEEADRIDSILDVFNTTSLVWRLNNEGTLVSSELREILTKGLDVSKLTNGAFDPTILPLMELWGFMDSSSKTRTVPDSSLVLRTISAVDYRKVIIRGDTISLGKNSSDNSQLMLDLSGVAQGYAVDRIVDILKSMGIKKALIDMSGDIYCFGPKKGGWSIGIRNPRGDGLLGIVELDSGAIATSGDYENYFEAEGVRYHHIMDPATGYPVRNVVSSTVIAKTAIEADIWSTTLFVLGEKGLGLLDSMQSVQGMIVLENGKVLKTKGFPEIKKP
- a CDS encoding tetratricopeptide repeat protein, which codes for MPKRSVSYHKGKHLHREDAFTKVIEKVAQYYTKSPFQAILTTVAAIGIVVFGSIFLVRILGGGPPAPPKEASLNLRTAQVLLQQQNLKAAEDTLRSVIKKYPRTMPGQKSHYYLGQVLYYQGRYGEARAEFAEFEKVYSNKKSFLMASSLYGQANCYEEEGNLDEAAKTYLQLPEKYKESGLVPDARLGAARCYTLAKQYDRAAEIYEQLLKDYPRKDFPIIYSKAESGLGKIDALKNLF